A region of Flavobacterium album DNA encodes the following proteins:
- a CDS encoding glycosyltransferase family 2 protein: MQLSVIILNYNVRYFLELCIISVQKALESIDGEIIVVDNNSPDDSCAMVKARFPGITLIENKENSGFPKGNNIGVGIAKGKYICILNPDTVVAEDTFAKALAFAESKNNTGIVGVKFIDGTGNFLPESKRGLPTPWVALTKMSGLYKLFPKWSLFNKYYSQHLGENETGETDILPGAFMLIERQVYLDAGGFDEDYFMYGEDIDLSYTLQKMGLHNYYFSGTAIIHYKGESTVRDAAYMERFTGAMRFFYKKHFGGAVIMDVFLRAGSSLFIQSKKRKAAAVITPENYLLISKDEELCRLLEQQIGKKVVRFGQYERSAIPSPNSPTQIILDNALLPFGEIIALIQNHKHKAYTFRIKPAGCDFIIGSDSSDSRGTIVLVDSSAGEKTL, encoded by the coding sequence ATGCAGCTATCCGTTATCATCCTTAATTACAACGTCCGCTATTTTTTAGAACTGTGCATTATCAGTGTCCAAAAAGCATTGGAAAGCATTGACGGTGAGATTATTGTTGTCGATAATAATTCCCCGGACGATAGTTGTGCCATGGTGAAGGCACGCTTTCCCGGCATAACATTAATAGAGAACAAAGAGAATTCGGGTTTCCCTAAAGGAAATAACATCGGTGTTGGTATTGCTAAAGGCAAATACATCTGCATCCTTAACCCCGACACGGTAGTAGCTGAAGATACTTTTGCAAAAGCCCTGGCTTTTGCCGAAAGTAAAAACAACACAGGGATTGTAGGAGTAAAATTTATTGATGGTACCGGCAACTTCCTACCTGAAAGCAAACGCGGGCTGCCAACGCCATGGGTAGCGCTCACCAAGATGTCGGGCTTGTATAAGCTTTTCCCTAAATGGAGCCTGTTTAATAAATACTATTCTCAGCACCTCGGTGAAAATGAAACGGGTGAGACCGACATCCTTCCCGGCGCATTTATGCTGATAGAACGCCAGGTTTACCTTGACGCGGGTGGGTTTGACGAGGACTATTTCATGTACGGCGAGGATATCGACCTTTCCTATACACTGCAAAAAATGGGGCTGCACAATTATTATTTTTCGGGTACGGCGATAATACACTATAAAGGTGAAAGCACGGTGCGCGACGCGGCCTATATGGAGCGGTTTACCGGTGCGATGCGCTTTTTTTATAAAAAACATTTCGGGGGGGCAGTGATAATGGATGTTTTTCTCCGCGCGGGCAGCAGCCTGTTCATTCAGTCTAAAAAGAGGAAGGCGGCTGCGGTAATAACTCCTGAAAACTACCTCCTGATATCTAAAGATGAAGAGCTTTGCAGGTTGCTCGAACAGCAGATAGGCAAAAAAGTGGTACGCTTTGGCCAGTACGAACGCAGCGCCATACCTTCGCCCAACAGTCCTACACAGATCATACTGGACAATGCCCTGCTGCCTTTCGGCGAAATTATCGCACTAATCCAGAACCATAAGCATAAGGCCTACACCTTCAGGATTAAGCCTGCGGGCTGCGATTTTATCATTGGCAGCGATAGCAGCGATAGTAGAGGCACCATAGTTTTAGTGGATAGCAGCGCAGGAGAAAAAACGTTGTAG